In a genomic window of Branchiostoma lanceolatum isolate klBraLanc5 chromosome 12, klBraLanc5.hap2, whole genome shotgun sequence:
- the LOC136446062 gene encoding uncharacterized protein, which produces MASFIMTLFSFLAVGGVHVSGISIPTTDTLPTDANDVEARSGCSEPSAAQLSQLFSDCTSASNPEKKTLSSGENPCERSTCRQPDERDVSQRAYCPWQVVVDSNLNRFPTDIAIARCQSLFPSENNTTKICHSVTYTKPVLVREECSGPDNIYRYKCVHLAVPNACLAVEPL; this is translated from the exons ATGGCGAGTTTTATCATG acccTGTTTTCCTTCCTCGCGGTCGGCGGCGTCCATGTCAGCGGTATCTCCATCCCCACAACGGACACGTTACCGACCGACGCTAACGATGTAGAAGCACGGTCGGGCTGCAGTGAACCCTCCGCCGCCCAACTCAGCCAGCTTTTCTCCGACTGTACCTCGGCAAGCAACCCTGAAAAGAAGACTTTATCTTCGGGAGAGAACCCCTGCGAGAGAAGCACCTGTCGGCAGCCGGACGAGAGGGATGTCTCCCAGCGGGCCTACTGTCCCTGGCAGGTCGTCGTCGACTCCAACCTGAACAGATTCCCGACCGACATCGCCATCGCTCGGTGCCAGTCTTTGTTTCCCAGCGAGAACAACACCACCAAGATCTGTCACAGCGTGACCTACACCAAACCCGTGCTAGTACGTGAAGAGTGCAGCGGCCCTGACAACATTTACCGCTACAAGTGCGTGCACCTCGCCGTACCCAACGCCTGTCTGGCCGTAGaacctttgtaa